The following proteins are co-located in the candidate division KSB1 bacterium genome:
- the miaA gene encoding tRNA (adenosine(37)-N6)-dimethylallyltransferase MiaA yields MHERLPLVVLVGPTAIGKTQMAFELFQHFENIEIVSADSRQIFRFMDIGTAKPSIDELKKYPHHCIDIKYPDEYFSAGEFGNLARTICRSLSSKEKLPLVVGGSGLYIRSLVDGLFKVGDRNPEIKTKLEAEEHEFGLEKLYAQLLSVDPQTAAKIHRNDRQRILRALEVYLSTGESISDLREKSKQDTGIDPEYIGLIRNRGDLYKNIEERVDKMVASGLINEVIELKNKNYTSELQSQKTVGYSEIHDFLDGKFDKKTAIDLIKQNTRRFAKHQLTWFKKNKYIQWLSVDTDKEWEYARSLIIEKLSNHK; encoded by the coding sequence ATGCATGAGAGACTCCCTTTAGTTGTTTTGGTTGGTCCAACAGCCATAGGAAAAACCCAGATGGCATTCGAACTATTCCAGCACTTCGAAAATATAGAAATTGTTTCGGCAGATTCCAGGCAAATATTTCGGTTTATGGACATAGGAACCGCAAAACCAAGTATTGATGAACTTAAGAAATATCCACATCATTGTATTGATATAAAATACCCTGATGAATATTTTAGCGCGGGTGAATTTGGCAATTTGGCACGAACAATTTGCAGAAGTTTAAGTTCAAAAGAGAAATTACCTTTAGTGGTTGGAGGATCCGGTTTATACATTCGTTCCCTGGTGGACGGTTTGTTTAAAGTGGGGGACCGTAATCCGGAAATTAAAACTAAGTTGGAAGCAGAGGAACATGAATTCGGCCTGGAAAAGCTCTATGCGCAACTACTTTCCGTTGACCCACAAACAGCTGCAAAGATTCACCGGAACGATCGACAACGAATTTTGCGTGCTCTTGAAGTCTACTTATCGACAGGTGAATCCATATCTGATCTAAGGGAAAAATCAAAACAAGATACAGGCATTGATCCTGAATATATAGGACTCATTCGGAACCGCGGGGATTTGTATAAAAATATAGAAGAGAGGGTGGACAAGATGGTAGCATCCGGATTAATCAATGAAGTAATAGAATTAAAAAATAAAAATTATACCTCAGAATTACAGTCTCAGAAAACTGTTGGGTATTCAGAGATTCATGATTTCCTTGATGGTAAGTTTGATAAAAAAACCGCCATTGATTTAATAAAACAAAATACCAGGCGGTTTGCAAAACATCAGCTGACTTGGTTTAAAAAAAACAAGTACATTCAATGGCTATCGGTTGATACTGATAAAGAGTGGGAATATGCTCGTTCATTGATAATTGAAAAGCTGTCAAACCATAAATGA
- the mutL gene encoding DNA mismatch repair endonuclease MutL — protein MSEGIIKILSESLSNKIAAGEIVDRPSSVVKELIENAIDAKAGEITIAVRDGGKNLVQVIDNGIGMIESDAILAFERHSTSKIHSAEDLERIKTMGFRGEALASIGSVSRVEVKTRVEAEPTSTLLTLEGGIVQGLSKSSGNQGCSIAVKNLFFNTPARRKFLKSDRAEYRHILQVINRYFLAFPEITFHFFKNDIEIFNLSATDLKNRITQVYGDKYGDNVVEVNFEFGDKNVDGFIGNMDLFRQTRGDQYLFLMRRYIQNKNLNWAVVSAYEAMLPKGSYPFYALFLDVDPESIDVNVHPSKIEVRFEDERSVYGLIHRAAKQALHTNEVIPVLNKQYATVETDYETVPLVPKSGTSKTPGVDHFRIDQEKQELAFPFEFRKQKREIDPEFSHNIPQKPGEPKEPQFESREFTDRVSVWQLHNKYLFSQIKSGLIIIDQHLAHERILYEQALKLFKSSPPVAQQQLFPKTVELTPEDFEVLLEMQFYLSKLGFVVKDFGSNTVIIEAVPSEMKNRNEDKVLQEMIDEYKQNKEPDIREKIATTYSCKNAIKAGDPLKQEEIVYLIDNLFATQNPYFCPHGRPVIITVPIEELDRRFLRI, from the coding sequence ATGTCTGAAGGAATTATCAAAATATTATCCGAAAGCCTGAGTAATAAAATTGCTGCCGGAGAGATTGTCGATCGACCTTCTTCAGTTGTAAAAGAACTGATTGAGAATGCTATCGATGCAAAAGCTGGTGAAATTACCATCGCTGTGCGTGACGGTGGAAAGAATCTAGTCCAGGTTATTGATAACGGCATCGGTATGATAGAATCAGATGCTATCCTTGCTTTTGAGCGCCATTCAACCAGTAAAATCCATAGCGCAGAAGATTTGGAGAGAATTAAAACAATGGGATTTCGCGGTGAAGCGCTTGCTTCAATAGGTTCTGTTTCCAGGGTAGAAGTTAAAACCCGGGTTGAAGCCGAACCAACCAGTACTTTGCTTACATTAGAGGGAGGGATTGTCCAAGGTTTAAGTAAATCCAGTGGCAACCAGGGGTGTTCAATTGCCGTAAAAAACCTGTTTTTTAATACGCCTGCACGAAGAAAATTTTTGAAAAGTGATCGCGCAGAATATCGTCATATTCTGCAAGTAATTAATCGCTACTTCCTGGCATTCCCAGAAATTACTTTCCACTTTTTTAAAAATGACATAGAAATTTTTAATCTATCCGCAACAGATCTTAAAAACCGGATAACCCAGGTGTACGGAGATAAATACGGAGACAATGTCGTAGAAGTCAATTTTGAATTTGGGGATAAAAACGTGGATGGATTCATAGGAAACATGGATTTATTTCGGCAAACCAGGGGCGATCAGTATCTGTTCTTAATGCGCAGGTATATTCAAAATAAGAATTTAAATTGGGCAGTTGTCAGCGCTTATGAAGCGATGTTGCCAAAAGGAAGTTATCCATTTTATGCATTATTTTTAGATGTTGATCCTGAAAGCATCGATGTAAATGTACATCCATCAAAAATTGAAGTGCGGTTTGAAGATGAAAGATCCGTTTATGGATTGATCCACAGGGCTGCAAAGCAAGCGCTTCATACAAATGAAGTTATCCCTGTATTAAATAAACAATATGCAACCGTAGAAACAGATTATGAAACCGTTCCCCTGGTTCCAAAATCCGGCACATCCAAAACGCCTGGTGTAGATCATTTTCGAATCGATCAGGAAAAACAAGAGCTTGCATTTCCATTTGAATTTCGTAAACAAAAACGCGAAATTGATCCCGAATTTAGCCACAATATACCGCAAAAACCAGGAGAACCCAAAGAGCCTCAATTCGAAAGCAGAGAATTTACTGACCGGGTTTCTGTATGGCAATTGCATAATAAATATCTTTTTTCTCAAATTAAAAGTGGCTTGATAATTATTGACCAGCATCTCGCACATGAAAGAATATTATATGAACAGGCCTTAAAATTATTTAAGAGTTCTCCACCTGTGGCACAGCAGCAATTATTTCCTAAAACCGTTGAGTTGACACCTGAAGATTTCGAAGTCCTTCTTGAAATGCAATTCTATTTATCCAAACTTGGATTTGTGGTGAAGGATTTCGGCTCGAATACGGTAATTATTGAAGCAGTCCCTTCTGAAATGAAAAACCGAAATGAGGATAAAGTTTTGCAAGAAATGATAGACGAATATAAACAAAACAAAGAGCCGGATATACGTGAAAAAATAGCTACGACTTATTCCTGTAAAAATGCTATAAAAGCCGGAGATCCTCTAAAACAAGAGGAAATCGTTTATTTAATTGACAATTTATTTGCTACACAGAATCCCTATTTTTGTCCTCATGGCCGTCCGGTTATTATAACAGTACCTATAGAGGAATTGGATCGTCGCTTTCTTCGAATCTAA
- a CDS encoding MBL fold metallo-hydrolase translates to MKLGRFEIVPVEFGRFMLDGGAMFGVVPKPLWNRTNPADEENRIQMTTRGMLIGMDQKNILVDTGIGHKMSEKLNQIYAVDFSRYTLKDSLNQLGFEYSDITDVILTHLHFDHTGGSTIFDEKNNPAPTFPNATYWIQESQYQWALKPSDRDKASFMPENFVPLNDSGQLEKVNGDTEIYPGISLLKIDGHTFGQQMIKVQDGSDTILYCADLFPTSAHIPLPYIMSYDLQPLSTLEEKKKYLAQICDENWMLFFEHDPNTILANVEKTEKGYALGERLMVTDV, encoded by the coding sequence ATGAAGTTAGGTCGGTTTGAAATTGTGCCGGTGGAATTCGGTAGATTTATGCTTGATGGGGGAGCGATGTTTGGTGTTGTTCCAAAGCCATTGTGGAATCGCACAAACCCAGCTGATGAGGAAAACAGAATTCAAATGACAACAAGGGGTATGCTAATTGGAATGGACCAGAAAAATATTCTGGTAGATACGGGAATCGGGCATAAAATGTCTGAAAAACTAAACCAGATTTATGCGGTTGATTTTTCCCGATACACATTAAAAGACTCGTTAAACCAATTAGGGTTTGAATATTCCGATATCACCGATGTCATTTTAACGCATTTGCATTTTGACCATACAGGTGGTTCAACAATTTTTGATGAAAAAAATAATCCAGCACCAACCTTTCCTAATGCAACGTATTGGATCCAGGAAAGTCAATATCAATGGGCCTTAAAACCCAGCGATAGAGATAAAGCGAGTTTTATGCCAGAGAATTTTGTTCCTTTGAATGATTCCGGCCAACTGGAAAAAGTCAATGGTGATACTGAAATTTATCCGGGCATTTCATTATTAAAAATTGATGGTCACACATTTGGTCAGCAAATGATTAAGGTTCAGGATGGCTCTGATACAATTTTGTATTGTGCTGACCTATTCCCGACTTCCGCGCATATCCCACTGCCGTATATCATGAGTTATGATTTGCAACCATTGTCGACACTTGAAGAAAAGAAAAAATATCTAGCCCAAATTTGTGACGAAAATTGGATGTTATTCTTTGAGCACGACCCAAATACAATATTGGCTAATGTTGAGAAAACTGAGAAAGGCTATGCGCTTGGCGAGAGATTGATGGTGACGGATGTCTGA
- a CDS encoding 4Fe-4S dicluster domain-containing protein → MIKLSHKPADFAPTLKNMEFISTFTDPAEERIEVGVLFVGAGPASLSGAIHLAKLLGQKPELNEQLGEVPIAIVEKGKYPGAHLLSGAVVNPIGFQKLFPNMTIDDFPFYNSVEGEAVYYLTKNHAFRFPIIPPTMKNHGNYIASLSEIGKWLGEKAEELGIMILTETSAISLIIEDNSIKGIRTGEKGLSSAGEQLPNYEPGVDISAKITILGEGPLGHLSQTLIEEFDLAPTNPQVYALGVKEIWEVAKPLNKVIHTMGWPLRGAKKYSEFGGSFIYPMAKDKISIGFVVGLDYSDSSLSTHDLLQEFKSHPLIRNILADGNRIENGWGAKTIPEGGYYSLPKKYHVPGALLIGDSAGFVNVPALKGIHYAMLSGIIAAETLYDKIQNEDDKIENLGDFDLAIKNSVIEKDLYKVRNMRQAFKYGFTTGSFLAGLMTITSGLFPGWRFSMHSDRERTMVKGTQEYGKTDNQFTFDKLSSVYASGNRSRDNQPDHLKVNRNVPEVIGETWIHMCPAEVYEWKDNDEGAKTIQTNPTNCVQCGAITAKGGRLTPPEGGSGPEYTDT, encoded by the coding sequence ATGATTAAATTGTCCCATAAACCAGCCGATTTTGCACCAACGCTAAAAAACATGGAATTCATTTCAACTTTCACCGATCCTGCTGAAGAAAGGATTGAAGTTGGTGTTTTGTTTGTTGGCGCCGGACCAGCCAGCCTGTCAGGTGCTATCCATTTGGCAAAATTGCTTGGACAAAAACCGGAATTGAATGAACAACTGGGTGAAGTTCCTATCGCAATTGTGGAAAAAGGGAAATATCCTGGTGCACATCTATTATCAGGAGCAGTGGTTAACCCAATTGGTTTTCAAAAACTATTTCCAAACATGACAATTGATGATTTCCCATTTTACAATTCGGTTGAAGGGGAAGCCGTTTATTACTTAACAAAGAATCACGCATTCCGATTTCCAATAATACCTCCAACTATGAAGAACCATGGAAACTACATTGCATCTCTTAGTGAGATTGGAAAATGGTTAGGTGAAAAAGCTGAAGAATTAGGGATTATGATACTTACCGAAACATCTGCAATCAGCTTAATTATAGAAGATAATAGTATAAAAGGAATTCGAACTGGAGAGAAAGGACTCTCTTCCGCTGGTGAACAACTGCCAAATTATGAGCCGGGTGTGGATATTTCTGCTAAAATCACCATTTTGGGTGAAGGTCCCTTAGGACATTTATCTCAAACACTTATCGAAGAATTTGATCTGGCGCCAACGAATCCGCAGGTCTACGCTTTGGGAGTGAAAGAAATTTGGGAAGTGGCAAAACCACTAAACAAAGTTATTCACACAATGGGTTGGCCGCTCAGAGGAGCAAAAAAATATAGTGAGTTTGGCGGCAGTTTTATCTACCCAATGGCAAAGGATAAAATATCCATTGGGTTTGTCGTTGGGCTTGATTATAGCGATTCTTCACTTTCAACTCATGATTTATTGCAAGAATTCAAAAGCCACCCTTTAATCCGAAATATTCTTGCTGACGGCAACCGTATCGAAAATGGCTGGGGAGCCAAGACAATTCCTGAAGGAGGATATTACTCGTTGCCGAAAAAATATCATGTTCCGGGAGCACTTTTGATAGGTGATTCGGCGGGCTTTGTAAATGTGCCGGCTCTGAAAGGCATCCACTATGCAATGTTATCTGGCATTATTGCAGCAGAAACATTGTATGACAAAATTCAAAATGAGGATGATAAAATTGAGAATTTAGGAGACTTTGATTTAGCAATTAAAAACAGCGTCATTGAAAAAGATTTGTATAAAGTCCGAAATATGAGACAAGCCTTTAAGTACGGCTTTACTACTGGTTCTTTTCTCGCCGGTTTAATGACCATAACATCCGGTCTTTTTCCCGGATGGCGGTTTTCAATGCATTCAGATCGCGAAAGGACAATGGTCAAGGGGACGCAAGAATATGGGAAAACCGATAATCAATTCACATTTGATAAATTAAGCAGCGTCTATGCCAGTGGAAACCGCAGCCGCGATAACCAGCCGGATCATTTAAAAGTAAACAGAAATGTTCCTGAAGTGATCGGCGAAACCTGGATCCATATGTGTCCTGCGGAAGTTTATGAGTGGAAAGACAATGATGAAGGCGCTAAAACCATTCAAACAAATCCAACAAATTGTGTTCAATGTGGGGCAATCACTGCGAAAGGCGGTAGGTTAACACCTCCAGAAGGGGGCAGTGGCCCTGAATATACAGACACTTAA
- the rny gene encoding ribonuclease Y — MVLETGATIAGGLLLFVAGWFINQYYQKQNSQKANMKAGEILSSAKEEAEQTKNDILLKAREEQFRLRESLEKEYQERESSLEQLDQKIQGKENFFNERSESLDIKEHDLMKKEEGIAKMKESIQNKDKELSQIIKRENERLDSISGLSVEEAKKLLFSNIETDTKLEAAKLSKRILNEAKENAVREAKEIVTRAVEKVASEHTTETTVSVVHLSSDEIKGRIIGRDGRNIKAFENLTGVKIIVDDTPEAVVLSGFDPVKREIARIALEKLIKGGKINPQRVEEAIRKCEKEIEQLIWKSATQCLKDLEIRDVHPEMIKTLGRLKFRTSYGQNVLNHCKEVALLCGAMAAELGLDIKLAKRAALFHDIGKAISQNSESTHTQLGVELAKKYNEHKVVINAIASHHEDEIKDNPISILVSAADSISGSRPGARRETLENYVRRIDSLEKLADSFPGVSKSFAISAGREIRVIVEPERVTDDEAYVMSSEIAKKIQSEMEYPGHIKVTVIRETKSVQSI; from the coding sequence ATAGTGTTAGAAACTGGAGCGACCATAGCGGGTGGACTTTTGCTGTTTGTAGCCGGTTGGTTCATCAATCAGTACTATCAGAAACAAAACTCACAAAAAGCAAATATGAAGGCTGGTGAGATATTAAGCAGTGCCAAAGAAGAAGCCGAGCAAACAAAAAATGATATATTATTAAAGGCAAGAGAAGAGCAATTTCGACTTCGAGAAAGCCTTGAGAAAGAATACCAGGAACGAGAATCGTCCCTTGAGCAGTTAGACCAAAAAATACAAGGGAAAGAAAATTTTTTTAATGAACGCTCTGAATCCCTGGATATCAAAGAACATGACCTGATGAAGAAAGAAGAAGGTATTGCTAAAATGAAAGAGAGCATTCAAAATAAAGACAAAGAACTCTCTCAAATTATTAAGCGGGAAAATGAAAGATTAGACTCAATTTCAGGACTCTCCGTTGAAGAAGCAAAAAAATTATTGTTTTCTAATATTGAAACAGATACAAAACTGGAAGCTGCAAAACTTTCTAAGAGAATTCTTAACGAAGCCAAAGAAAACGCTGTTCGGGAAGCAAAAGAGATTGTCACAAGAGCTGTGGAAAAAGTGGCTTCCGAGCATACCACAGAGACTACCGTATCGGTAGTTCATCTAAGTTCTGATGAAATTAAAGGTCGAATAATCGGGAGAGACGGCCGCAATATAAAAGCATTCGAGAATTTGACTGGCGTAAAAATTATTGTGGATGATACCCCGGAAGCTGTTGTTTTATCCGGATTTGATCCGGTAAAAAGAGAAATTGCCCGGATTGCTTTGGAAAAATTAATCAAGGGCGGAAAAATTAATCCGCAAAGAGTAGAAGAGGCCATTCGAAAATGCGAGAAAGAAATTGAGCAGTTGATTTGGAAATCCGCAACCCAGTGTTTAAAAGATTTGGAAATAAGAGATGTACATCCTGAAATGATAAAAACCCTGGGAAGGCTTAAATTTCGTACTAGTTATGGACAGAATGTGTTGAACCACTGTAAAGAAGTTGCATTACTGTGCGGTGCAATGGCGGCTGAGTTAGGATTAGATATAAAATTGGCAAAACGAGCCGCATTGTTCCATGACATCGGCAAAGCAATTAGCCAAAATTCAGAGAGCACCCATACTCAACTTGGGGTAGAATTGGCAAAAAAATACAATGAACACAAGGTTGTAATCAATGCAATTGCATCTCATCATGAGGATGAAATTAAAGACAATCCAATTTCAATCCTGGTTTCGGCTGCAGATTCTATCTCAGGTTCCAGGCCAGGAGCCCGTAGAGAAACACTTGAAAATTATGTTAGGAGAATCGATTCTCTGGAAAAATTAGCAGATTCTTTTCCAGGAGTCTCAAAATCATTTGCCATTTCAGCCGGACGGGAAATTCGCGTAATCGTAGAACCTGAAAGAGTGACCGATGATGAAGCATATGTTATGTCTTCAGAGATTGCTAAAAAAATACAATCTGAGATGGAGTACCCTGGCCATATTAAGGTTACCGTTATCCGCGAGACTAAATCCGTTCAAAGTATTTAG
- the def gene encoding peptide deformylase, which translates to MPLIKIKIYGHPALRKICSPIETIDEETEQLAHDMVETMYENNGVGLAAPQVGVLKRLFIVNPREDDEDLNPQIFINPIIKNKSGFVTIEEGCLSIPDIRSDVIRCESFDFTSLNLKGEKIQFHADGLLARVILHEVDHLDGKLFIDYLSPVKKIMLNEKLKALEKESAVLSR; encoded by the coding sequence ATGCCATTGATAAAAATTAAAATTTACGGACACCCGGCTTTAAGAAAAATTTGCAGCCCGATAGAGACAATAGATGAAGAAACTGAACAGTTGGCTCACGATATGGTGGAAACCATGTACGAAAATAATGGTGTAGGACTTGCAGCTCCACAGGTGGGTGTCCTGAAAAGATTATTTATTGTGAATCCAAGGGAAGATGATGAAGACTTAAATCCACAAATATTTATTAATCCAATTATTAAAAATAAATCCGGCTTTGTTACAATAGAAGAAGGATGTCTCAGTATTCCGGATATTCGTTCGGATGTAATAAGATGCGAATCTTTTGATTTTACTTCATTAAATCTTAAAGGAGAAAAGATTCAATTCCATGCAGATGGCTTACTTGCCCGTGTAATCCTTCATGAAGTAGATCACCTGGATGGGAAACTTTTTATCGATTATCTTTCCCCTGTAAAAAAAATAATGTTAAATGAAAAATTGAAAGCGCTGGAAAAAGAAAGTGCGGTTTTAAGTCGTTAA
- a CDS encoding sodium:calcium antiporter — protein sequence MNLFKSRTFIISAIVSLLLGLVFLKFEASILSLVFSVFSLFAVLVLLYHPSIWIEDAFGAVSYKLKISSLVAGGLFLAISSSTPEFFTSFSGIVVYKIFDIGLATVLWSALFNLCIIIGICSLIKSPLTVDPRIYKRDMPFYGVSIILLLLLALDKSYSSYDFLILICLYIVYVISLFFDKSKPYSAVSNQSWKSIILKLVFGILLISVLSHLLVTFGLRTIKLSEELFEFIFPISLLAAIVFAPGTSISDLLMSISATRKGEDSVGIVNGIASNTFDLCICLGVPGFIYTSMTGKKILINIFDSGSIIIILVIGYVLTFLFIYSEKKVHKGEGVVLIAYFVGSIVYLLFNV from the coding sequence ATGAATTTATTTAAATCCAGAACCTTTATAATCTCAGCAATTGTTAGTTTATTACTGGGATTGGTGTTTTTGAAGTTTGAAGCATCGATTTTGTCTCTGGTATTTTCTGTTTTCTCTTTGTTCGCTGTTTTGGTCTTACTCTATCATCCTTCAATTTGGATAGAGGATGCATTTGGGGCAGTTTCTTATAAGCTGAAAATTTCTTCATTGGTGGCCGGAGGATTGTTTTTAGCTATTTCCAGTTCTACACCTGAATTTTTTACTTCTTTTTCCGGGATTGTTGTTTACAAGATATTTGATATAGGTCTTGCCACAGTTCTATGGTCGGCTTTATTTAATTTATGCATCATAATAGGCATATGTTCGTTGATTAAAAGTCCACTAACGGTTGACCCGAGAATTTACAAACGGGATATGCCGTTTTATGGCGTTTCAATAATTTTGTTACTGTTATTGGCATTAGACAAAAGTTATTCTTCATATGATTTCCTGATCTTAATATGTCTCTATATCGTTTACGTAATCTCACTTTTTTTCGATAAATCGAAACCATATAGTGCAGTTAGCAATCAAAGCTGGAAATCGATTATTCTCAAATTAGTTTTTGGGATATTATTGATAAGTGTTCTATCTCATCTATTGGTTACTTTTGGATTGCGAACTATAAAATTGAGCGAAGAATTATTCGAATTTATATTTCCAATAAGCCTGCTTGCTGCGATAGTTTTTGCTCCAGGAACATCAATAAGTGATTTATTAATGTCAATATCTGCCACAAGAAAAGGAGAAGATTCTGTAGGAATTGTCAATGGTATCGCTTCAAATACTTTTGATTTGTGCATTTGCCTGGGAGTTCCGGGATTTATCTATACTTCGATGACAGGCAAGAAAATACTGATAAATATTTTCGATTCAGGTTCGATAATTATTATTCTTGTAATCGGCTATGTCCTTACCTTTCTATTTATATATTCGGAGAAAAAGGTACATAAGGGAGAAGGTGTTGTCTTAATTGCTTATTTTGTGGGTTCTATTGTCTATTTATTATTTAACGTGTGA
- the queG gene encoding tRNA epoxyqueuosine(34) reductase QueG — protein MSNLADQIKGFAHQVGFDLVGIAQAKQYPEMFSFLEWIKSGYAADMEYITEKVSPRLNVEEILPEVKSIISCGVLYDTKRNRSIDKKDKNKTWISRYAWNKDYHFTVQKMLDQLIEKMKNELQSPFTYKRYVDTGPVLERVFAYHAGLGWFGKNSCLIHPKLGSYFFIGEILTDLKLAPDSAIRDYCGSCTKCIDACPTDAIVSDGVIDSRKCISYQTIENRGEIPESIREDIGHHLFGCDICQEVCPWNNKSPLTEREDFLPSEDKYYPEILKMLELILHKYPEAFSKSPLKRAKQDGLLRNLFIVIGNSGNPEFLSILKEINLEHNEIVNEARNWANRQIQIKQNSHE, from the coding sequence ATGTCTAACCTGGCAGATCAGATTAAAGGCTTTGCACACCAAGTAGGATTCGATCTCGTTGGAATTGCACAAGCAAAACAATACCCGGAAATGTTTTCATTCCTGGAATGGATAAAATCAGGGTATGCAGCTGATATGGAATATATCACCGAGAAAGTCTCCCCTCGCTTAAATGTAGAAGAAATTCTTCCGGAAGTGAAATCTATTATTTCTTGTGGGGTTTTATATGACACCAAAAGGAATCGCTCCATTGATAAAAAGGATAAAAATAAAACGTGGATTTCTCGTTATGCCTGGAATAAGGATTACCACTTTACTGTCCAAAAAATGCTTGATCAGTTGATTGAAAAAATGAAAAATGAGCTGCAGTCTCCATTTACTTATAAACGATATGTAGATACAGGTCCGGTTCTGGAGCGTGTTTTTGCATATCACGCCGGGTTGGGTTGGTTCGGAAAAAATAGTTGTCTAATCCATCCAAAGCTGGGATCATATTTTTTTATAGGGGAAATACTAACAGATTTAAAACTTGCACCGGACAGTGCAATCCGAGATTATTGCGGTAGCTGTACGAAGTGTATCGATGCATGTCCAACCGATGCAATCGTTTCAGATGGAGTAATCGACAGCAGGAAATGTATTTCATACCAAACAATCGAGAACCGGGGCGAAATCCCCGAATCAATTCGTGAGGATATTGGCCATCACTTATTTGGCTGCGATATTTGTCAGGAAGTATGCCCCTGGAACAATAAATCGCCATTAACTGAGCGAGAAGATTTCTTACCGAGTGAGGATAAATACTATCCGGAAATATTAAAAATGTTAGAGTTGATCTTACATAAATACCCCGAGGCTTTTTCGAAGAGTCCTTTAAAAAGAGCCAAACAGGATGGTCTTTTGCGAAATTTGTTTATTGTGATAGGAAACTCCGGAAACCCTGAATTCCTTTCAATTCTAAAGGAAATAAATCTTGAGCACAATGAAATAGTAAATGAAGCGCGGAATTGGGCGAATAGACAAATTCAAATAAAGCAGAATTCACATGAATAA